In Streptomyces sp. NBC_01439, the following are encoded in one genomic region:
- a CDS encoding TetR/AcrR family transcriptional regulator, translating to MPRPRSLTPDQLAAAALTVIDREGLPGLSMRAVAVELGISTMALYRYVQDRGELEALVVELVLGSVDSTPPPLTTGPWRARVTLLVDRMRDTVGAHPAVLPLTMSHRHRSPGVLRWGETVLGVLGEAGFGPEERIIALRALLAYVIGAIQQEHLGALSGAGTAAIAELPAQEYPYLTEAALGARHLTPDREFHGGLALLLNGLGR from the coding sequence ATGCCGCGCCCCCGCTCACTCACCCCGGACCAACTGGCCGCCGCGGCCCTCACCGTGATCGACCGTGAGGGCCTGCCCGGGCTGTCCATGCGCGCCGTCGCCGTCGAACTCGGCATCAGCACCATGGCCCTGTACCGGTACGTCCAGGACCGCGGGGAGCTGGAGGCCCTCGTCGTCGAACTGGTCCTCGGCTCCGTCGACAGCACCCCGCCGCCCCTGACCACCGGCCCCTGGCGCGCCCGCGTCACGCTCCTCGTCGACCGGATGCGGGACACCGTCGGCGCGCACCCCGCCGTACTGCCGCTCACCATGAGCCACCGGCACCGCTCCCCCGGCGTACTGCGCTGGGGCGAGACCGTCCTCGGCGTGCTCGGCGAGGCCGGGTTCGGGCCCGAGGAGCGGATCATCGCCCTGCGGGCCCTGCTCGCCTACGTGATCGGCGCGATCCAGCAGGAACACCTCGGCGCCCTCTCCGGCGCGGGCACCGCCGCGATCGCCGAACTCCCGGCCCAGGAGTACCCGTACCTGACCGAGGCCGCGCTCGGCGCCCGCCACCTCACCCCGGACCGCGAGTTCCACGGCGGCCTCGCCCTACTGCTGAACGGCCTCGGCCGCTGA
- a CDS encoding N-acetyltransferase: MNHDQQPFVPADFAVPRTLVADGFRLEPLGAEHNERDLAAWTGSIAHIRATPGFVGRGWPPVAGMTAEANLADLLRHAQEFEERVAFAYSLLEGEADGVGEVIGCLYVHGSREAPGRVAVSHWVRADRAALDARVHERITRWLHEVWPFDAERIDYAPR; encoded by the coding sequence ATGAATCATGATCAGCAGCCCTTCGTACCGGCCGACTTCGCGGTACCGCGGACGCTCGTCGCCGACGGCTTCCGGCTGGAGCCGCTCGGCGCCGAGCACAACGAACGCGACCTCGCCGCCTGGACCGGGAGCATCGCGCACATCAGGGCGACGCCCGGGTTCGTGGGGCGGGGCTGGCCGCCGGTGGCGGGGATGACCGCCGAGGCGAACCTGGCCGACCTGCTCCGGCACGCGCAGGAGTTCGAGGAGCGCGTCGCCTTCGCCTACAGCCTCCTGGAAGGGGAGGCCGACGGCGTCGGCGAGGTGATCGGCTGCCTGTACGTCCACGGCTCCCGAGAGGCCCCCGGCCGGGTCGCCGTCAGCCACTGGGTGCGCGCCGACCGGGCCGCGCTGGACGCGCGGGTCCACGAGAGGATCACCCGCTGGCTCCACGAGGTGTGGCCCTTCGACGCCGAGCGGATCGACTACGCCCCCAGGTGA
- a CDS encoding peroxiredoxin-like family protein, whose amino-acid sequence MPSVPSAQLDTGSLVRTRTLTAVADGAPVAVPDPEHLVHLQFRRFAGCPICHLHLRSVVRRHAEIAAAGIREVVVFHSGADELREHVADLPFAVVADPRKRLYAEFGVESSYRALLAARAWRAIAVGTLDILRGRAKPPTLHQDGGRLGLPADFLIAPDGRVLAAGYGVHADDQWPVEKLLTLAARARTVLA is encoded by the coding sequence GTGCCCTCAGTGCCCTCAGCGCAGCTCGACACCGGTTCCCTCGTCCGTACCCGCACCCTCACCGCCGTCGCGGACGGCGCACCCGTGGCCGTCCCCGACCCCGAACACCTCGTCCACCTGCAGTTCCGCCGGTTCGCCGGCTGTCCCATCTGCCATCTGCACCTGCGCTCGGTGGTGCGGCGGCACGCCGAGATAGCAGCCGCCGGGATCCGGGAGGTCGTGGTCTTCCACTCCGGCGCCGACGAACTGCGCGAGCACGTGGCCGACCTGCCCTTCGCCGTCGTCGCGGACCCCCGCAAGCGGCTGTACGCGGAGTTCGGCGTCGAGTCGTCCTACCGCGCCCTGCTGGCCGCCCGCGCCTGGCGGGCGATCGCCGTCGGCACCCTCGACATCCTGCGCGGCCGGGCGAAGCCGCCGACGCTTCACCAGGACGGCGGGCGGCTCGGACTGCCGGCGGACTTCCTGATCGCGCCCGACGGACGCGTGCTGGCCGCCGGCTACGGGGTGCACGCGGACGACCAGTGGCCGGTGGAAAAGCTGCTGACCCTGGCGGCACGGGCACGTACCGTCCTGGCATGA
- a CDS encoding helix-turn-helix domain-containing protein, which translates to MDTQNTSARLHAQSRNDGENHPSRRTRAHTRSGGVIHDNARHTARFTVIGNHLAQHAELSLLAIGLAVHIQSLPGGALVDIRTLAGRFPEGKTRIAAALRELEAHGYLRRTCERTSSGRVVTRTVSCNQPGRTGAPDEPRPEPRRPARREGEPPRRALPAVPQPAYPAPDLLRAAIEVLVGLRRADPRILLSATEVEHLAPGVAAWLERDLSPSAVHHALTTDLPTEPLRRPAALLAHRLAAQLPPVPPFRAPAAPPPVRHPLQNCDLCDRAFRAADPGRCRGCLTEPPGVHPSG; encoded by the coding sequence ATGGATACCCAGAACACTAGCGCGCGCCTGCACGCCCAGTCCCGGAACGACGGGGAAAACCACCCCTCCCGGCGAACCCGTGCGCACACCCGATCCGGCGGTGTCATCCATGACAACGCCCGCCACACCGCCCGCTTCACGGTGATCGGCAACCACCTCGCCCAGCACGCCGAGCTGTCGCTGCTGGCCATCGGCCTGGCCGTGCACATCCAGTCCCTGCCCGGCGGCGCGCTCGTCGACATCCGGACCCTGGCCGGCCGCTTCCCCGAGGGGAAGACCCGGATCGCCGCCGCCCTGCGCGAACTGGAGGCCCACGGCTATCTGCGCCGCACCTGCGAACGCACCAGCAGCGGCCGCGTCGTCACCCGCACGGTCTCCTGCAACCAGCCGGGCCGGACCGGCGCCCCGGACGAGCCGCGACCGGAGCCCCGGCGCCCCGCCCGCCGGGAGGGCGAGCCGCCGCGCCGCGCCCTGCCCGCGGTTCCGCAGCCCGCCTACCCTGCCCCTGACCTCCTCCGGGCCGCCATCGAGGTCCTCGTGGGCCTGCGCCGCGCAGATCCCCGCATCCTGCTCTCCGCCACCGAGGTCGAGCACCTCGCCCCCGGGGTCGCGGCCTGGCTGGAGCGCGACCTGTCCCCGAGCGCCGTTCACCACGCCCTGACCACCGACCTGCCGACGGAGCCCCTGCGCCGCCCGGCCGCCCTCCTGGCCCACCGCCTCGCGGCGCAGCTCCCGCCCGTGCCGCCGTTCCGCGCCCCGGCAGCACCTCCGCCCGTCAGACACCCGCTCCAGAACTGCGACCTCTGCGACCGCGCCTTCCGCGCGGCCGACCCCGGCCGCTGCCGCGGCTGCCTGACCGAACCGCCCGGGGTTCACCCCTCCGGGTGA
- a CDS encoding HelD family protein codes for MPAHAPETTHDDPTAPTDPLGRERAHLAASRSALRAMREDVESLDIRDVTANWVNAIVLQAQIDDRIKALADLAHTPLFFGRLNYLHAPGTELTEGAEGEQFYIGRRHVHDAHGNPMVIDWRAPVSQPFYRASKTDPQDIALRRRFGYTGGELTAYEDEHLSDPGEATAVSKLLQQEIERPRVGPMRDIVATIQPEQDEIVRSGLTGSVCVQGGPGTGKTAVGLHRVAYLLYAHRDRLARTGTLVIGPNRSFLHYIEQVLPALGELEVKQATVDDLVARPGLEVRATDAAETAVVKGDARMAEVLGRAVRSHVTRPTEPLMVVRGSRRWRVPAHELAEMVEELQQRTIRYGAAREALPQRIAHAVLVRMEQAGEAPDDRVQDAVARNAAVKAAVKEIWPAVEPAKLVLRLLSDPEFLALHAADLLTEDEQKLLLWTKPFRSVKSAKWSAADLVLIDEAADLVERTHSLGHVVLDEAQDLSPMQYRAVGRRCTTGSATILGDLAQGTTPWATRSWDEALAHLGKPQAVLEELTAGFRVPREVIAYASRLLPSISPGLAPVSSVREAPGSLRVEEAPDLTAAVIAACRDSLAREGSIGLIAADARIPVLAEALLAASLPYLSPGEETTAESRLTLVPASLAKGLEYDYVVLDEPAAIVDGEPDERTGLRRLYVCLTRAVSGLTALHSAPLPNALA; via the coding sequence GTGCCCGCGCACGCCCCCGAGACCACGCACGACGATCCGACCGCGCCCACCGACCCGCTGGGTCGCGAGCGGGCCCACCTCGCCGCCTCGCGTTCCGCCCTGCGCGCCATGCGCGAGGACGTCGAGTCCCTCGACATCCGCGACGTCACCGCGAACTGGGTCAACGCGATCGTCCTCCAGGCCCAGATCGACGACCGCATCAAAGCCCTCGCCGACCTTGCCCACACCCCGCTGTTCTTCGGCCGCCTCAACTACCTGCACGCACCCGGCACGGAGCTCACCGAGGGCGCGGAGGGCGAGCAGTTCTACATCGGCCGCCGCCACGTCCACGACGCCCACGGCAACCCGATGGTCATCGACTGGCGCGCGCCCGTCTCCCAGCCGTTCTACCGCGCCTCCAAGACCGACCCGCAGGACATCGCGCTGCGCAGGCGCTTCGGGTACACCGGCGGCGAGCTGACGGCGTACGAGGACGAGCACCTGTCCGACCCCGGCGAGGCGACCGCGGTCAGCAAACTGCTCCAGCAGGAGATCGAGCGCCCGCGCGTGGGCCCGATGCGGGACATCGTCGCGACGATCCAGCCCGAGCAGGACGAGATCGTCCGCTCCGGCCTGACCGGTTCCGTCTGCGTGCAGGGCGGCCCCGGCACCGGCAAGACCGCCGTCGGCCTGCACCGGGTCGCGTACCTGCTCTACGCGCACCGCGACCGCCTCGCCCGCACGGGCACGCTCGTCATCGGACCGAACCGTTCCTTCCTGCACTACATCGAGCAGGTCCTGCCGGCCCTGGGCGAGCTGGAGGTCAAGCAGGCCACCGTCGACGACCTCGTCGCCCGCCCCGGGCTGGAGGTGCGCGCCACGGACGCCGCCGAAACCGCCGTGGTCAAGGGCGACGCCCGCATGGCGGAGGTACTGGGCCGTGCCGTCCGCTCGCACGTGACGCGCCCCACGGAGCCGCTGATGGTGGTCCGCGGCTCGCGCCGCTGGCGGGTGCCCGCGCACGAGCTGGCGGAGATGGTCGAGGAGCTGCAGCAGCGCACCATCCGCTACGGCGCGGCCCGGGAGGCCCTGCCGCAGCGCATCGCGCACGCGGTGCTCGTACGGATGGAGCAGGCGGGCGAGGCCCCGGACGACCGGGTGCAGGACGCGGTGGCCCGCAACGCGGCGGTGAAGGCGGCGGTCAAGGAGATCTGGCCGGCCGTCGAACCGGCGAAGCTGGTTCTGCGCCTGCTGTCCGACCCCGAGTTCCTCGCCCTGCACGCGGCGGACCTGCTCACCGAGGACGAGCAGAAGCTCCTGCTGTGGACGAAGCCGTTCCGGAGCGTGAAGTCGGCGAAGTGGTCGGCGGCGGACCTGGTCCTGATCGACGAGGCGGCCGACCTGGTGGAACGGACGCATTCGCTGGGCCACGTGGTCCTCGACGAGGCCCAGGACCTGTCGCCGATGCAGTACCGGGCGGTGGGCCGGCGCTGCACCACGGGCTCGGCAACGATCCTCGGCGACCTCGCGCAGGGCACCACGCCGTGGGCCACGCGCAGCTGGGACGAGGCCCTCGCACACCTGGGCAAGCCGCAGGCGGTGCTGGAGGAACTGACGGCGGGCTTCCGCGTGCCGCGCGAGGTGATCGCCTACGCCTCCCGGTTGCTGCCGTCGATCTCCCCGGGCCTGGCCCCCGTCTCCTCCGTGCGCGAGGCGCCGGGATCGCTACGGGTCGAGGAGGCCCCGGACCTCACTGCGGCGGTGATCGCCGCCTGCCGTGACTCCTTGGCGCGCGAGGGCTCGATCGGCCTGATCGCGGCGGACGCGCGGATCCCGGTACTGGCCGAGGCCCTGCTGGCGGCGAGCCTGCCGTACTTGTCGCCCGGCGAGGAGACCACCGCCGAGTCGCGGCTGACCCTCGTCCCGGCGTCCCTGGCGAAGGGCCTGGAGTACGACTACGTGGTCCTGGACGAGCCCGCGGCGATCGTGGACGGCGAGCCGGACGAGCGGACGGGCCTGCGGCGCCTGTACGTCTGCCTCACCCGCGCGGTCTCGGGCCTGACGGCCCTCCACTCGGCCCCGCTCCCGAACGCCCTGGCCTAA
- a CDS encoding HD domain-containing protein has product MDTGTQRSDTHPDTADLRARWQATVTAAGAAADRDPAPYADRLLAAWAEPQRRYHTTAHLADVLARIDVLAPHAADPAAVQLAAWFHDAVYRPDRSENEERSAALAERALPELGIDPARTAEVARLVRLTVTHDPAPGDTDGEALCDADLAVLAGEPDAYAAYTAAVRAEYGFVPDDAFRTGRAAVLRQLLDLPRLFRTPHGAAHWEAPARTNLAAELADLTDQGI; this is encoded by the coding sequence ATGGACACAGGCACCCAGCGCAGCGACACCCACCCGGACACCGCCGACCTGCGCGCCCGCTGGCAGGCGACCGTCACCGCCGCCGGCGCCGCCGCCGACCGCGACCCCGCGCCCTACGCCGACCGCCTCCTGGCCGCCTGGGCGGAACCGCAGCGCCGCTACCACACCACCGCCCACCTGGCCGACGTACTCGCACGGATCGACGTACTGGCCCCGCACGCCGCCGATCCGGCCGCCGTCCAGCTCGCCGCCTGGTTCCACGACGCCGTCTACCGCCCCGACCGGTCCGAGAACGAGGAGCGCAGCGCCGCCCTCGCCGAGCGCGCCCTCCCCGAGCTGGGCATCGACCCCGCGCGCACCGCTGAGGTCGCCCGCCTCGTCCGGCTCACCGTCACCCACGACCCCGCCCCCGGCGACACGGACGGCGAGGCCCTCTGCGACGCCGACCTGGCCGTCCTGGCCGGGGAACCCGACGCGTACGCCGCGTACACGGCCGCCGTCCGCGCCGAGTACGGCTTCGTCCCGGACGACGCCTTCCGCACCGGCCGCGCCGCCGTCCTGCGCCAGCTGCTCGACCTGCCGCGGCTCTTCCGCACGCCCCACGGGGCCGCGCACTGGGAGGCCCCGGCCCGCACCAACCTGGCCGCGGAGCTCGCCGACCTCACCGACCAGGGAATTTGA
- a CDS encoding DNA repair helicase XPB, which produces MNGPLIVQSDKTLLLEVDHELAGAARRAIAPFAELERAPEHIHTYRITPLGLWNARAAGHDAEQVVDALVEFSRYPVPHALLVDVAETMARYGRLTLSKHPVHGLVLTSTDRPVLEEILRSKKVAPLVGARLDADTVAVHPSERGQIKQTLLKLGWPAEDLAGYVDGEAHPIDLAEDGWALRPYQQQAVEGFWHGGSGVVVLPCGAGKTLVGAGAMAMAKATTLILVTNTVSARQWKHELVKRTSLTEDEIGEYSGTRKEIRPVTIATYQVLTTKRKGIYPHLELFDSRDWGLIVYDEVHLLPAPVFKFTADLQARRRLGLTATLVREDGRESDVFSLIGPKRFDAPWKEIEAQGYIAPADCVEVRVNLTESERLAYATAETEEKYRFCATTATKRKVTEALVAKHRGEQTLVIGQYIDQLDELGEHLDAPVIKGETSNAQREKLFNAFREGEINVLVVSKVANFSIDLPEATVAIQVSGTFGSRQEEAQRLGRVLRPKADGHEARFYSVVARDTIDQDFAAHRQRFLAEQGYAYRIMDADELLASD; this is translated from the coding sequence GTGAATGGTCCACTCATCGTCCAGAGCGACAAGACCCTCCTCCTCGAAGTCGACCACGAGCTCGCCGGAGCCGCCCGGCGTGCCATCGCGCCCTTCGCCGAGCTGGAGCGGGCACCCGAGCACATCCACACCTACCGGATCACCCCGCTCGGCCTGTGGAACGCCCGGGCCGCCGGCCATGACGCCGAGCAGGTCGTCGACGCGCTCGTCGAGTTCTCCCGCTACCCCGTCCCGCACGCGCTCCTCGTCGACGTCGCCGAGACCATGGCGCGCTACGGCCGCCTGACCCTCAGCAAGCACCCCGTCCACGGGCTGGTGCTGACCAGCACCGACCGGCCGGTGCTGGAGGAGATCCTGCGGTCCAAGAAGGTCGCCCCGCTCGTCGGCGCGCGGCTCGACGCCGACACGGTCGCCGTGCACCCCTCCGAGCGCGGGCAGATCAAGCAGACGCTGCTCAAGCTCGGCTGGCCCGCCGAGGACCTCGCCGGCTACGTGGACGGCGAGGCGCACCCGATCGACCTGGCCGAGGACGGCTGGGCGCTGCGGCCGTACCAGCAGCAGGCCGTCGAGGGCTTCTGGCACGGCGGCTCCGGTGTGGTCGTCCTGCCCTGCGGCGCCGGCAAGACGCTGGTCGGCGCCGGGGCCATGGCGATGGCCAAGGCGACGACGCTGATCCTGGTGACGAACACCGTCTCGGCCCGCCAGTGGAAGCACGAGCTGGTCAAGCGGACCTCGCTGACGGAGGACGAGATCGGCGAGTACTCCGGCACCCGCAAGGAGATCCGGCCCGTCACCATCGCCACCTACCAGGTCCTGACGACGAAGCGGAAGGGCATCTACCCGCACCTGGAGCTCTTCGACTCCCGGGACTGGGGCCTGATCGTCTACGACGAGGTGCACCTGCTGCCCGCGCCGGTCTTCAAGTTCACCGCCGACCTGCAGGCGCGGCGCCGACTCGGCCTGACCGCGACGCTGGTGCGCGAGGACGGGCGGGAGTCGGACGTCTTCTCCCTCATCGGGCCGAAGCGGTTCGACGCCCCGTGGAAGGAGATCGAGGCGCAGGGCTACATCGCGCCCGCCGACTGCGTGGAGGTCCGGGTCAACCTGACGGAATCGGAGCGGCTCGCGTACGCGACGGCCGAGACGGAGGAGAAGTACCGCTTCTGCGCGACGACGGCGACGAAGCGCAAGGTCACCGAGGCCCTGGTGGCCAAGCACCGCGGCGAACAGACCCTCGTCATCGGGCAGTACATCGACCAGCTCGACGAGCTGGGCGAGCACCTGGACGCCCCCGTCATCAAGGGCGAGACCTCCAACGCGCAGCGCGAGAAGCTCTTCAACGCCTTCCGCGAGGGCGAGATCAACGTGCTGGTCGTCTCGAAGGTCGCGAACTTCTCCATCGACCTGCCGGAGGCCACCGTCGCCATCCAGGTGTCGGGCACCTTCGGCTCCCGCCAGGAGGAGGCCCAGCGCCTGGGCCGCGTGCTGCGTCCGAAGGCGGACGGCCACGAGGCGCGGTTCTACTCGGTCGTCGCGCGCGACACGATCGACCAGGACTTCGCGGCGCACCGCCAGCGGTTCCTGGCCGAGCAGGGGTACGCCTACCGGATCATGGACGCCGACGAGTTGCTGGCGAGCGACTGA
- a CDS encoding Cmx/CmrA family chloramphenicol efflux MFS transporter produces MPVAVYVLGLSVFALGTSEFMLSGLLPPIAEDMGVTIPQAGLLISAFAIGMVIGAPLLAVATLRLPRRTTLIALISLFGLGQVAGALAPTYELLFASRVVSAFACAGFWAVGAAVAIAMVDMDQRARAMAVMIGGLSIANVLGVPAGAFLGEHLGWRSAFWSVAAASAIALVGILALIPKIPLPAEKPSLGRELRIYRDRQVWLSIGITALAAGGVFCAFSYFSPLLTDVAGLDSRWVPWILGLFGIGALAGTTVGGRVADAHLFGVMIWGITASTVFLVALALLASAAAAAVALAFLLGFSAFFTAPALNARMFNVAGAAPTLAGATTTAAFNLGNTGGPWLGGTVIDAGLGFAATAWAGAAMTVTAIALTAAALRLDRRTPPRATRVITGSSAPATPAPTHA; encoded by the coding sequence ATGCCCGTCGCCGTCTACGTCCTCGGCCTGTCCGTCTTCGCGCTCGGCACCAGCGAATTCATGCTCTCCGGCCTGCTGCCACCGATCGCCGAGGACATGGGCGTCACCATCCCGCAGGCGGGCCTGCTCATATCCGCCTTCGCGATCGGCATGGTCATCGGCGCACCGCTGCTGGCCGTGGCCACCTTGCGGCTCCCCCGCCGCACCACCCTCATCGCCCTCATCAGCCTCTTCGGCCTCGGGCAAGTCGCCGGGGCGCTGGCTCCCACGTACGAGCTCCTCTTCGCCTCCCGCGTGGTCTCCGCGTTCGCCTGCGCCGGCTTCTGGGCCGTGGGCGCGGCCGTCGCCATCGCCATGGTCGACATGGACCAGCGGGCCCGCGCGATGGCCGTCATGATCGGCGGCCTGTCGATCGCCAACGTCCTCGGCGTCCCCGCCGGCGCCTTCCTCGGCGAGCACCTGGGCTGGCGCTCCGCGTTCTGGTCGGTCGCCGCCGCCTCCGCGATCGCCCTCGTCGGCATCCTGGCGCTGATCCCGAAGATCCCGCTGCCCGCCGAGAAGCCGTCGCTCGGGCGCGAGCTGCGCATCTACCGCGACCGCCAGGTGTGGCTCTCCATCGGCATCACCGCGCTGGCCGCGGGCGGCGTCTTCTGCGCCTTCAGCTACTTCTCGCCGCTGCTCACGGACGTGGCCGGGCTGGACTCGCGATGGGTCCCGTGGATCCTCGGCCTCTTCGGCATCGGCGCGCTGGCCGGCACCACCGTCGGCGGCCGGGTCGCCGACGCGCACCTGTTCGGCGTGATGATCTGGGGCATCACCGCCTCGACCGTCTTCCTCGTCGCGCTCGCCCTGCTGGCCTCCGCCGCCGCCGCGGCGGTCGCCCTGGCCTTCCTGCTCGGCTTCTCGGCCTTCTTCACCGCCCCGGCGCTCAACGCCCGCATGTTCAACGTGGCCGGCGCCGCCCCGACCCTGGCCGGCGCCACCACCACCGCCGCCTTCAACCTCGGCAACACCGGCGGCCCCTGGCTCGGCGGCACCGTCATCGACGCCGGCCTGGGTTTCGCCGCCACCGCCTGGGCGGGCGCCGCCATGACCGTCACCGCGATCGCCCTCACCGCGGCCGCCCTGCGCCTGGACCGCCGTACGCCGCCGCGCGCCACCCGCGTGATCACCGGCAGCAGCGCCCCCGCCACCCCGGCGCCCACCCACGCCTGA
- a CDS encoding DoxX family protein: MTQASRDRTLFSPSPAPATTVTHDTGLLLLRLVVGLSMAGHGTMKLFGWFGGPGLTATGKGFTMAGYPAGDAMAVIAGLAETLGGLGLALGLLTPLAGAALTGTFINILDVRGLSAYFPPKGVELEVVLFAAIVALTLTGPGRFSVDHHLPVLRENRPRYSLLALLLGAVVGFVVLLIRD; this comes from the coding sequence ATGACGCAAGCAAGCCGGGACCGCACGCTCTTCAGCCCCTCCCCGGCCCCCGCCACCACCGTCACCCACGACACCGGCCTGCTCCTGCTCCGGCTCGTCGTCGGCCTCAGCATGGCCGGCCACGGCACGATGAAGCTCTTCGGCTGGTTCGGCGGCCCGGGCCTCACCGCGACCGGCAAGGGCTTCACGATGGCCGGCTACCCCGCCGGGGACGCCATGGCCGTCATCGCCGGTCTCGCCGAGACCCTGGGCGGCCTCGGCCTCGCCCTCGGCCTGCTCACCCCGCTCGCCGGAGCGGCCCTGACCGGCACCTTCATCAACATCCTCGACGTCCGGGGCCTGAGCGCCTACTTCCCGCCCAAGGGCGTGGAACTCGAAGTGGTCCTGTTCGCCGCGATCGTCGCCCTCACCCTCACCGGGCCAGGCCGCTTCTCCGTCGACCACCACCTGCCGGTGCTGCGCGAGAACCGGCCCCGCTACTCCCTGCTCGCCCTGCTGCTGGGCGCCGTCGTGGGATTCGTCGTCCTGCTCATCCGGGACTGA
- a CDS encoding glycosyltransferase 87 family protein: MTRSPVPSRSPSSLAGVLLTGSLLLLGVLCIALRIPVADALVQGFSAAEWGPSATYPPFAAIVFTPAAWLPSSVLKAVLVLGNAGLLALLITLSCRLAGLRSRPGPVLAATIAGLWLQPLFQAPLAGLINLALACLVLWDLGRPRSALGKGFALGVAAGITLAPAAIAAYLLLTRRVRAGLTALAASAGTALLGLLVLPEASAEFWTRHLADAAGALVLDWPPLWVWCAPLLAVLTARACRSQSLASNSSASMIR, translated from the coding sequence GTGACCCGCAGTCCCGTTCCCAGCCGCTCACCGTCGTCTCTCGCCGGTGTGCTGCTGACCGGTTCGCTGCTGCTGCTCGGCGTGCTCTGCATCGCCCTGCGCATTCCGGTGGCCGACGCCCTCGTCCAGGGGTTCTCCGCCGCCGAGTGGGGGCCGTCCGCCACGTATCCGCCGTTCGCGGCGATCGTGTTCACGCCCGCAGCGTGGTTGCCGAGCAGCGTGCTGAAGGCCGTCCTCGTCCTCGGCAACGCCGGCTTGCTCGCCCTGCTGATCACCCTGTCCTGCCGGCTCGCGGGACTCCGGTCCCGGCCCGGGCCCGTGCTGGCCGCCACCATTGCCGGGCTGTGGCTGCAGCCGCTGTTCCAGGCACCGTTGGCCGGGCTGATCAACCTGGCCCTCGCCTGCCTGGTCCTGTGGGACCTCGGCCGGCCGCGCTCCGCGCTGGGCAAGGGCTTCGCGCTGGGCGTCGCCGCCGGGATCACCCTCGCCCCGGCGGCCATCGCCGCCTACCTCCTGCTGACCCGCCGCGTCCGCGCCGGGCTCACCGCGCTGGCGGCCTCGGCCGGGACCGCCCTGCTCGGGCTGCTGGTCCTGCCGGAGGCCTCAGCCGAGTTCTGGACCCGGCACCTGGCCGACGCGGCCGGGGCCCTCGTACTGGACTGGCCGCCGCTGTGGGTCTGGTGCGCTCCCTTACTGGCCGTCCTGACCGCCCGCGCGTGCCGGAGTCAGTCGCTCGCCAGCAACTCGTCGGCGTCCATGATCCGGTAG
- a CDS encoding copper homeostasis protein CutC, whose translation MSNRALLEVIALDVEDAVAAQAGGADRLELVTDMAADGLTPPRETFAAIRAAVDIPLRVMLRKTDGFAAGDVSVLARAARELRAEGAQEFVLGFLDADGAPDLAAVEAVVAELDGCRWTFHRAIDRAADRDQLRKALADLPGLDTYLTAGSAAGVEAGLPVLLAEAARGGEPGYGARILVGGGLTLAHLPVLRAGGIDAFHIGGAARPSGWGGPVSAAAVADWRTALS comes from the coding sequence ATGAGCAACCGTGCGCTCCTGGAGGTGATCGCCCTCGACGTGGAGGACGCGGTCGCGGCCCAGGCCGGTGGGGCGGACCGACTCGAACTGGTCACCGACATGGCCGCCGACGGGCTCACCCCGCCGCGCGAGACCTTCGCGGCGATCAGGGCGGCGGTCGACATCCCGCTGCGCGTGATGCTCCGCAAGACGGACGGGTTCGCGGCCGGCGACGTCTCCGTCTTGGCCCGGGCGGCACGGGAACTGCGGGCGGAGGGCGCGCAGGAGTTCGTCCTCGGCTTCCTGGACGCCGACGGTGCCCCCGACCTGGCCGCCGTCGAGGCGGTCGTCGCGGAGCTGGACGGCTGCCGCTGGACCTTCCACCGGGCGATCGACCGCGCGGCGGACCGGGACCAACTGCGCAAGGCGCTGGCCGATCTGCCGGGGCTGGACACGTACCTCACGGCGGGCTCGGCGGCCGGGGTGGAAGCCGGGCTGCCGGTGCTGCTGGCGGAGGCGGCGCGGGGCGGCGAGCCGGGGTACGGGGCGCGGATCCTGGTGGGCGGCGGGCTGACGCTCGCACACCTGCCGGTGCTGCGCGCGGGCGGGATCGACGCCTTTCACATCGGTGGCGCGGCGCGTCCCTCCGGGTGGGGCGGTCCGGTCTCCGCGGCGGCCGTCGCGGACTGGCGCACCGCCCTTTCCTGA